The Puntigrus tetrazona isolate hp1 chromosome 23, ASM1883169v1, whole genome shotgun sequence genome has a segment encoding these proteins:
- the mlh3 gene encoding DNA mismatch repair protein Mlh3 isoform X1, translated as MIKSLPKDVQAQLRSGVAIFSLQQCVEELILNSIDAGATCVAVKIDIDACKLQVIDNGAGMCQEDMERVGLRYNTSKCGSLEDLENLRFYGFRGEAISSIVSLAEMVEISSRTKLSVKTYIKTFNETNALDVAEAQTVRPSAGTTVSVHNLFHNMPVRRKRMDAVLETERIRQRVEAISLMHPSVSFTVKKENSAHMMVQLSKTSSTYYRFVQIHGLSRAQKLGEVSYIHEQFEMTGHIGREGHYNNSLQFLFVNGRLLLKTRIHKTLSCLLKRVSSAARQNNSPTAYPLISSPKQKGGCDVHGVYVLNIKCHYSEYDICLEPAKSLIEFKDWDNVFICIEEGVKTFLTKENLMTEFSMNVSDGPSSSPVGNAKTPVAVKILSAEEKCEERDAMSEKKNDASTVDLSEGVQMSEKVSTNTKTFSSEESEAEKVLQADLSLRTTFADASEMNNNCKEDGSAVCPIISDYKNLPDNNVTGSKYQKISIIDGKEAEDSLKKFCLTNKMSPKKRKLSLNGAVEDKHGFYGTNSKTSRAAPCRKLALSFETGSLDKFKRLFGKGTEKKQPSTKKTNLLNLMPSRKSNDSFVGTSWCSEDLDKPLLRNIPGAHSPYTSECSAESSSWSKAEKLSLAAKCSNLKQDKKLFSEVSKDTDFLSMENSSFPVVQDSHFQEEFCELEKSLLEDVLFGSTGTVDSVVRETPNFSINEQDTSISDTSVVLEVSHPGNKNVTSFVGSVNCVDEASVTSQHDPQCGDTGNEGQATNECVETIPVSSSWLAHYDSCLGKLVYINQVTGLSKYSSPLVEETQVPCTTDVTNMAVSVISRAGFEYRCYPFHTDIVLPFLPKPRAERVLNSGIDSREVAQGPDSLSTLFSEWNNPVFIRPPEVAVDVTSGQAEGLAVKIHNILYPYRFTKNMIHTMRVINQVDKKFLACLINTTEQEAHESSTNEGNLLVLVDQHAAHERVRLEGLVTDSYEDDPDTPGKKRLCSSSVTPSLEINVTEEELRLLRSCQAFLRGLALDVRFPKSESLSVFLERLPTCFIEKESTELRRGRRSIIKTIAEEYLREHIELFHSTGRARGTLPLTVHNVLASQACHGAIKFNHILSKEECCSLVSSLSSCQLPFQCAHGRPSIVPLADLYHLKEPEDLPKPNLRKLRRMYKSWLLYGKDKSVAQNKT; from the exons ATGATCAAGAGTTTGCCCAAAGATGTTCAAGCACAACTGCGCTCTGGTGTTGCTATTTTCTCATTGCAGCAATGTGTGGAGGAGCTCATATTGAACAGCATTGATGCTGGAGCAACATGTGTGGCTGTCAAAATAGACATAGACGCCTGCAAGCTTCAGGTGATCGACAATGGCGCGGGAATGTGCCAGGAAGACATGGAAAGAGTGGGTCTGCGATACAACACAAGCAAATGCGGCTCGCTGGAGGATCTGGAAAATCTCCGCTTTTATGGGTTCAGAGGGGAAGCGATTTCCAGTATAGTGTCTCTTGCAGAAATGGTCGaaatatcatctaggactaagCTGTCGGTGAAAACGtacattaaaacttttaacGAAACAAATGCACTGGATGTTGCTGAAGCTCAAACCGTTCGTCCCTCCGCAGGGACAACTGTATCTGTCCACAATCTTTTCCACAACATGCCAGTTCGGAGAAAGAGAATGGATGCTGTTTTAGAAACCGAACGCATCCGTCAGAGAGTGGAGGCCATATCTCTGATGCACCCTTCTGtgtcatttacagtgaaaaaagaaaactcgGCCCACATGATGGTGCAGCTCTCTAAAACAAGCAGTACTTATTACAGGTTTGTGCAGATTCATGGCTTGAGTCGAGCTCAAAAACTCGGGGAGGTCAGTTACATCCATGAGCAGTTCGAAATGACCGGTCACATCGGCCGTGAGGGTCACTACAATAACAGCTTGCAGTTCCTGTTTGTAAATGGGAGGCTTCTTTTGAAGACGCGCATTCATAAAACACTCAGCTGCCTTTTGAAGAGAGTAAGCAGTGCTGCCAGACAAAACAACAGCCCGACTGCATATCCGTTGATATCGAGCCCCAAACAAAAGGGAGGATGCGATGTCCATGGCGTCTATGTTTTGAATATCAAATGCCATTACTCAGAGTATGACATATGCCTTGAACCAGCCAAGTCTTTGATAGAGTTCAAAGACTGGGATAATGTGTTCATCTGCATCGAAGAAGGTGTCAAAACATTCCTTACTAAAGAAAACCTGATGACAGAGTTTTCCATGAATGTAAGCGACGGCCCATCAAGTAGTCCAGTGGGGAATGCAAAGACTCCCGTGGCAGTAAAAATCCTCAGCGCTGAGGAAAAATGCGAAGAGCGTGATGCAATGTCTGAGAAGAAGAATGATGCAAGTACTGTGGACCTCTCTGAAGGTGTTCAAATGTCGGAGAAGGTGTCAACAAACACTAAAACCTTCTCCAGTGAAGAATCAGAGGCAGAAAAAGTGCTTCAGGCTGATTTGTCTTTGCGGACCACGTTTGCAGATGCTTCAGAAATGAATAACAATTGCAAAGAAGATGGAAGTGCAGTTTGCCCAATTATAAGCGATTATAAAAATTTGCCAGATAACAATGTGACGGGAAGCAAATACCAAAAGATTTCCATTATAGATGGAAAAGAGGCCGAAGACAGTTTGAAAAAATTCTgtttgacaaataaaatgtctCCAAAAAAGAGGAAGTTGTCATTAAATGGCGCTGTAGAAGACAAACATGGTTTTTATGGGACCAACTCAAAGACTTCCAGAGCTGCTCCATGTCGTAAATTAGCTCTGTCGTTTGAAACGGGATCTCTTGACAAGTTCAAAAGGTTGTTTGGGAAGGGCACTGAGAAAAAACAACCAAGTacgaaaaaaacaaaccttttaaatCTAATGCCTTCGCGGAAATCCAATGACAGCTTTGTAGGAACTTCTTGGTGTTCAGAGGATTTAGACAAGCCCTTATTGAGGAACATACCAGGTGCTCATTCTCCATATACTTCCGAATGTTCTGCTGAATCTTCATCATGGAGCAAGGCAGAAAAACTGTCATTGGCTGCCAAATGTTCcaatttaaaacaagacaaaaagctATTCAGCGAGGTCAGCAAAGATACAGACTTTCTTTCTATGGAAAACTCATCTTTCCCAGTCGTGCAGGACTCCCACTTTCAAGAAGAGTTCTGTGAATTAGAAAAAAGCCTTTTAGAAGATGTTTTATTTGGATCTACCGGAACTGTTGATTCAGTTGTCCGTGAAACTCCAAACTTCTCTATAAATGAGCAGGACACATCAATATCGGACACTTCCGTTGTTTTAGAAGTCTCACACCCTGGCAACAAGAATGTGACTTCCTTTGTAGGAAGTGTGAACTGTGTTGATGAAGCCAGCGTAACCTCTCAGCATGATCCTCAGTGCGGCGACACAGGAAATGAAGGTCAGGCTACAAACGAATGTGTTGAAACAATCCCAGTGTCCAGCAGCTGGCTGGCTCATTATGACAGTTGTTTAGGAAAGCTGGTTTACATCAACCAAGTTACAGGGCTGAGCAAATACAGCTCTCCTCTTGTGGAGGAGACTCAAGTGCCATGCACCACAGATGTCACTAACATGGCAGTCAGTGTTATTTCAAGAGCAG GATTTGAGTACAGGTGTTATCCATTTCACACAGACATTGTACTTCCCTTTCTGCCCAAGCCCAGAGCAGAAAGAGTCCTTAACTCAGGGATAGACAGCAGAG AGGTTGCTCAAGGTCCCGATTCACTATCGACTTTATTCTCAGAATGGAATAACCCAGTGTTCATACGGCCTCCAGAG GTTGCTGTGGATGTAACCAGCGGTCAAGCTGAGGGTCTTGCTGTAAAAATCCACAATATTCTTTACCCCTACCGGTTTACCAAGAACATGATCCACACAATGAGA GTCATCAATCAAGTGGACAAGAAGTTCCTTGCTTGTTTGATAAACACAACAGAGCAGGAAGCCCATGAAAGCAGTACAAATGAAG GAAATCTTCTAGTGTTGGTTGATCAACATGCCGCCCATGAAAGAGTTCGACTGGAGGGGTTAGTAACAG ACTCCTATGAGGATGACCCAGACACACCTGGAAAAAAGAGGCTGTGTTCCTCAAGTGTAACCCCATCCTTAGAGATTAATGTAACTGAGGAGGAATTGAGACTTCTGAG GTCTTGTCAGGCCTTCCTGAGGGGTCTTGCTTTAGATGTAAGGTTCCCAAAGAGTGAGTCACTGAGTGTGTTTTTGGAGAGGCTTCCCACATGTTTCATAGAGAAAGAAAGCACAGAGCTCCGCCGTGGAAGACGGTCCATAATTAAAACCATTGCAGAG GAATATCTGCGAGAACACATTGAG cttttccactcaactGGAAGAGCGAGGGGAACGCTGCCACTGACAGTTCATAATGTGCTCGCCTCACAAGCTTGTCATG GAGCAATTAAGTTCAATCATATTTTGAGTAAAGAGGAGTGCTGTAGTCTGGTGAGCTCGCTCTCCTCTTGTCAGCTTCCCTTCCAGTGTGCTCACGGAAGACCTTCAATCGTACCTTTGGCTGATCTTTACCACCTGAAAGAGCCAGAG GATCTTCCCAAACCAAATCTGAGGAAATTAAGGAGAATGTACAAATCATGGCTGCTCTACGGAAAAGATAAATCTgttgcacaaaacaaaacatga
- the mlh3 gene encoding DNA mismatch repair protein Mlh3 isoform X2 yields MIKSLPKDVQAQLRSGVAIFSLQQCVEELILNSIDAGATCVAVKIDIDACKLQVIDNGAGMCQEDMERVGLRYNTSKCGSLEDLENLRFYGFRGEAISSIVSLAEMVEISSRTKLSVKTYIKTFNETNALDVAEAQTVRPSAGTTVSVHNLFHNMPVRRKRMDAVLETERIRQRVEAISLMHPSVSFTVKKENSAHMMVQLSKTSSTYYRFVQIHGLSRAQKLGEVSYIHEQFEMTGHIGREGHYNNSLQFLFVNGRLLLKTRIHKTLSCLLKRVSSAARQNNSPTAYPLISSPKQKGGCDVHGVYVLNIKCHYSEYDICLEPAKSLIEFKDWDNVFICIEEGVKTFLTKENLMTEFSMNVSDGPSSSPVGNAKTPVAVKILSAEEKCEERDAMSEKKNDASTVDLSEGVQMSEKVSTNTKTFSSEESEAEKVLQADLSLRTTFADASEMNNNCKEDGSAVCPIISDYKNLPDNNVTGSKYQKISIIDGKEAEDSLKKFCLTNKMSPKKRKLSLNGAVEDKHGFYGTNSKTSRAAPCRKLALSFETGSLDKFKRLFGKGTEKKQPSTKKTNLLNLMPSRKSNDSFVGTSWCSEDLDKPLLRNIPGAHSPYTSECSAESSSWSKAEKLSLAAKCSNLKQDKKLFSEVSKDTDFLSMENSSFPVVQDSHFQEEFCELEKSLLEDVLFGSTGTVDSVVRETPNFSINEQDTSISDTSVVLEVSHPGNKNVTSFVGSVNCVDEASVTSQHDPQCGDTGNEEVAQGPDSLSTLFSEWNNPVFIRPPEVAVDVTSGQAEGLAVKIHNILYPYRFTKNMIHTMRVINQVDKKFLACLINTTEQEAHESSTNEGNLLVLVDQHAAHERVRLEGLVTDSYEDDPDTPGKKRLCSSSVTPSLEINVTEEELRLLRSCQAFLRGLALDVRFPKSESLSVFLERLPTCFIEKESTELRRGRRSIIKTIAEEYLREHIELFHSTGRARGTLPLTVHNVLASQACHGAIKFNHILSKEECCSLVSSLSSCQLPFQCAHGRPSIVPLADLYHLKEPEDLPKPNLRKLRRMYKSWLLYGKDKSVAQNKT; encoded by the exons ATGATCAAGAGTTTGCCCAAAGATGTTCAAGCACAACTGCGCTCTGGTGTTGCTATTTTCTCATTGCAGCAATGTGTGGAGGAGCTCATATTGAACAGCATTGATGCTGGAGCAACATGTGTGGCTGTCAAAATAGACATAGACGCCTGCAAGCTTCAGGTGATCGACAATGGCGCGGGAATGTGCCAGGAAGACATGGAAAGAGTGGGTCTGCGATACAACACAAGCAAATGCGGCTCGCTGGAGGATCTGGAAAATCTCCGCTTTTATGGGTTCAGAGGGGAAGCGATTTCCAGTATAGTGTCTCTTGCAGAAATGGTCGaaatatcatctaggactaagCTGTCGGTGAAAACGtacattaaaacttttaacGAAACAAATGCACTGGATGTTGCTGAAGCTCAAACCGTTCGTCCCTCCGCAGGGACAACTGTATCTGTCCACAATCTTTTCCACAACATGCCAGTTCGGAGAAAGAGAATGGATGCTGTTTTAGAAACCGAACGCATCCGTCAGAGAGTGGAGGCCATATCTCTGATGCACCCTTCTGtgtcatttacagtgaaaaaagaaaactcgGCCCACATGATGGTGCAGCTCTCTAAAACAAGCAGTACTTATTACAGGTTTGTGCAGATTCATGGCTTGAGTCGAGCTCAAAAACTCGGGGAGGTCAGTTACATCCATGAGCAGTTCGAAATGACCGGTCACATCGGCCGTGAGGGTCACTACAATAACAGCTTGCAGTTCCTGTTTGTAAATGGGAGGCTTCTTTTGAAGACGCGCATTCATAAAACACTCAGCTGCCTTTTGAAGAGAGTAAGCAGTGCTGCCAGACAAAACAACAGCCCGACTGCATATCCGTTGATATCGAGCCCCAAACAAAAGGGAGGATGCGATGTCCATGGCGTCTATGTTTTGAATATCAAATGCCATTACTCAGAGTATGACATATGCCTTGAACCAGCCAAGTCTTTGATAGAGTTCAAAGACTGGGATAATGTGTTCATCTGCATCGAAGAAGGTGTCAAAACATTCCTTACTAAAGAAAACCTGATGACAGAGTTTTCCATGAATGTAAGCGACGGCCCATCAAGTAGTCCAGTGGGGAATGCAAAGACTCCCGTGGCAGTAAAAATCCTCAGCGCTGAGGAAAAATGCGAAGAGCGTGATGCAATGTCTGAGAAGAAGAATGATGCAAGTACTGTGGACCTCTCTGAAGGTGTTCAAATGTCGGAGAAGGTGTCAACAAACACTAAAACCTTCTCCAGTGAAGAATCAGAGGCAGAAAAAGTGCTTCAGGCTGATTTGTCTTTGCGGACCACGTTTGCAGATGCTTCAGAAATGAATAACAATTGCAAAGAAGATGGAAGTGCAGTTTGCCCAATTATAAGCGATTATAAAAATTTGCCAGATAACAATGTGACGGGAAGCAAATACCAAAAGATTTCCATTATAGATGGAAAAGAGGCCGAAGACAGTTTGAAAAAATTCTgtttgacaaataaaatgtctCCAAAAAAGAGGAAGTTGTCATTAAATGGCGCTGTAGAAGACAAACATGGTTTTTATGGGACCAACTCAAAGACTTCCAGAGCTGCTCCATGTCGTAAATTAGCTCTGTCGTTTGAAACGGGATCTCTTGACAAGTTCAAAAGGTTGTTTGGGAAGGGCACTGAGAAAAAACAACCAAGTacgaaaaaaacaaaccttttaaatCTAATGCCTTCGCGGAAATCCAATGACAGCTTTGTAGGAACTTCTTGGTGTTCAGAGGATTTAGACAAGCCCTTATTGAGGAACATACCAGGTGCTCATTCTCCATATACTTCCGAATGTTCTGCTGAATCTTCATCATGGAGCAAGGCAGAAAAACTGTCATTGGCTGCCAAATGTTCcaatttaaaacaagacaaaaagctATTCAGCGAGGTCAGCAAAGATACAGACTTTCTTTCTATGGAAAACTCATCTTTCCCAGTCGTGCAGGACTCCCACTTTCAAGAAGAGTTCTGTGAATTAGAAAAAAGCCTTTTAGAAGATGTTTTATTTGGATCTACCGGAACTGTTGATTCAGTTGTCCGTGAAACTCCAAACTTCTCTATAAATGAGCAGGACACATCAATATCGGACACTTCCGTTGTTTTAGAAGTCTCACACCCTGGCAACAAGAATGTGACTTCCTTTGTAGGAAGTGTGAACTGTGTTGATGAAGCCAGCGTAACCTCTCAGCATGATCCTCAGTGCGGCGACACAGGAAATGAAG AGGTTGCTCAAGGTCCCGATTCACTATCGACTTTATTCTCAGAATGGAATAACCCAGTGTTCATACGGCCTCCAGAG GTTGCTGTGGATGTAACCAGCGGTCAAGCTGAGGGTCTTGCTGTAAAAATCCACAATATTCTTTACCCCTACCGGTTTACCAAGAACATGATCCACACAATGAGA GTCATCAATCAAGTGGACAAGAAGTTCCTTGCTTGTTTGATAAACACAACAGAGCAGGAAGCCCATGAAAGCAGTACAAATGAAG GAAATCTTCTAGTGTTGGTTGATCAACATGCCGCCCATGAAAGAGTTCGACTGGAGGGGTTAGTAACAG ACTCCTATGAGGATGACCCAGACACACCTGGAAAAAAGAGGCTGTGTTCCTCAAGTGTAACCCCATCCTTAGAGATTAATGTAACTGAGGAGGAATTGAGACTTCTGAG GTCTTGTCAGGCCTTCCTGAGGGGTCTTGCTTTAGATGTAAGGTTCCCAAAGAGTGAGTCACTGAGTGTGTTTTTGGAGAGGCTTCCCACATGTTTCATAGAGAAAGAAAGCACAGAGCTCCGCCGTGGAAGACGGTCCATAATTAAAACCATTGCAGAG GAATATCTGCGAGAACACATTGAG cttttccactcaactGGAAGAGCGAGGGGAACGCTGCCACTGACAGTTCATAATGTGCTCGCCTCACAAGCTTGTCATG GAGCAATTAAGTTCAATCATATTTTGAGTAAAGAGGAGTGCTGTAGTCTGGTGAGCTCGCTCTCCTCTTGTCAGCTTCCCTTCCAGTGTGCTCACGGAAGACCTTCAATCGTACCTTTGGCTGATCTTTACCACCTGAAAGAGCCAGAG GATCTTCCCAAACCAAATCTGAGGAAATTAAGGAGAATGTACAAATCATGGCTGCTCTACGGAAAAGATAAATCTgttgcacaaaacaaaacatga
- the mlh3 gene encoding DNA mismatch repair protein Mlh3 isoform X3 — protein MIKSLPKDVQAQLRSGVAIFSLQQCVEELILNSIDAGATCVAVKIDIDACKLQVIDNGAGMCQEDMERVGLRYNTSKCGSLEDLENLRFYGFRGEAISSIVSLAEMVEISSRTKLSVKTYIKTFNETNALDVAEAQTVRPSAGTTVSVHNLFHNMPVRRKRMDAVLETERIRQRVEAISLMHPSVSFTVKKENSAHMMVQLSKTSSTYYRFVQIHGLSRAQKLGEVSYIHEQFEMTGHIGREGHYNNSLQFLFVNGRLLLKTRIHKTLSCLLKRVSSAARQNNSPTAYPLISSPKQKGGCDVHGVYVLNIKCHYSEYDICLEPAKSLIEFKDWDNVFICIEEGVKTFLTKENLMTEFSMNVSDGPSSSPVGNAKTPVAVKILSAEEKCEERDAMSEKKNDASTVDLSEGVQMSEKVSTNTKTFSSEESEAEKVLQADLSLRTTFADASEMNNNCKEDGSAVCPIISDYKNLPDNNVTGSKYQKISIIDGKEAEDSLKKFCLTNKMSPKKRKLSLNGAVEDKHGFYGTNSKTSRAAPCRKLALSFETGSLDKFKRLFGKGTEKKQPSTKKTNLLNLMPSRKSNDSFVGTSWCSEDLDKPLLRNIPGAHSPYTSECSAESSSWSKAEKLSLAAKCSNLKQDKKLFSEVSKDTDFLSMENSSFPVVQDSHFQEEFCELEKSLLEDVLFGSTGTVDSVVRETPNFSINEQDTSISDTSVVLEVSHPGNKNVTSFVGSVNCVDEASVTSQHDPQCGDTGNEEVAQGPDSLSTLFSEWNNPVFIRPPEVAVDVTSGQAEGLAVKIHNILYPYRFTKNMIHTMRVINQVDKKFLACLINTTEQEAHESSTNEGNLLVLVDQHAAHERVRLEGLVTDSYEDDPDTPGKKRLCSSSVTPSLEINVTEEELRLLRSCQAFLRGLALDVRFPKSESLSVFLERLPTCFIEKESTELRRGRRSIIKTIAEEYLREHIELFHSTGRARGTLPLTVHNVLASQACHASLPVCSRKTFNRTFG, from the exons ATGATCAAGAGTTTGCCCAAAGATGTTCAAGCACAACTGCGCTCTGGTGTTGCTATTTTCTCATTGCAGCAATGTGTGGAGGAGCTCATATTGAACAGCATTGATGCTGGAGCAACATGTGTGGCTGTCAAAATAGACATAGACGCCTGCAAGCTTCAGGTGATCGACAATGGCGCGGGAATGTGCCAGGAAGACATGGAAAGAGTGGGTCTGCGATACAACACAAGCAAATGCGGCTCGCTGGAGGATCTGGAAAATCTCCGCTTTTATGGGTTCAGAGGGGAAGCGATTTCCAGTATAGTGTCTCTTGCAGAAATGGTCGaaatatcatctaggactaagCTGTCGGTGAAAACGtacattaaaacttttaacGAAACAAATGCACTGGATGTTGCTGAAGCTCAAACCGTTCGTCCCTCCGCAGGGACAACTGTATCTGTCCACAATCTTTTCCACAACATGCCAGTTCGGAGAAAGAGAATGGATGCTGTTTTAGAAACCGAACGCATCCGTCAGAGAGTGGAGGCCATATCTCTGATGCACCCTTCTGtgtcatttacagtgaaaaaagaaaactcgGCCCACATGATGGTGCAGCTCTCTAAAACAAGCAGTACTTATTACAGGTTTGTGCAGATTCATGGCTTGAGTCGAGCTCAAAAACTCGGGGAGGTCAGTTACATCCATGAGCAGTTCGAAATGACCGGTCACATCGGCCGTGAGGGTCACTACAATAACAGCTTGCAGTTCCTGTTTGTAAATGGGAGGCTTCTTTTGAAGACGCGCATTCATAAAACACTCAGCTGCCTTTTGAAGAGAGTAAGCAGTGCTGCCAGACAAAACAACAGCCCGACTGCATATCCGTTGATATCGAGCCCCAAACAAAAGGGAGGATGCGATGTCCATGGCGTCTATGTTTTGAATATCAAATGCCATTACTCAGAGTATGACATATGCCTTGAACCAGCCAAGTCTTTGATAGAGTTCAAAGACTGGGATAATGTGTTCATCTGCATCGAAGAAGGTGTCAAAACATTCCTTACTAAAGAAAACCTGATGACAGAGTTTTCCATGAATGTAAGCGACGGCCCATCAAGTAGTCCAGTGGGGAATGCAAAGACTCCCGTGGCAGTAAAAATCCTCAGCGCTGAGGAAAAATGCGAAGAGCGTGATGCAATGTCTGAGAAGAAGAATGATGCAAGTACTGTGGACCTCTCTGAAGGTGTTCAAATGTCGGAGAAGGTGTCAACAAACACTAAAACCTTCTCCAGTGAAGAATCAGAGGCAGAAAAAGTGCTTCAGGCTGATTTGTCTTTGCGGACCACGTTTGCAGATGCTTCAGAAATGAATAACAATTGCAAAGAAGATGGAAGTGCAGTTTGCCCAATTATAAGCGATTATAAAAATTTGCCAGATAACAATGTGACGGGAAGCAAATACCAAAAGATTTCCATTATAGATGGAAAAGAGGCCGAAGACAGTTTGAAAAAATTCTgtttgacaaataaaatgtctCCAAAAAAGAGGAAGTTGTCATTAAATGGCGCTGTAGAAGACAAACATGGTTTTTATGGGACCAACTCAAAGACTTCCAGAGCTGCTCCATGTCGTAAATTAGCTCTGTCGTTTGAAACGGGATCTCTTGACAAGTTCAAAAGGTTGTTTGGGAAGGGCACTGAGAAAAAACAACCAAGTacgaaaaaaacaaaccttttaaatCTAATGCCTTCGCGGAAATCCAATGACAGCTTTGTAGGAACTTCTTGGTGTTCAGAGGATTTAGACAAGCCCTTATTGAGGAACATACCAGGTGCTCATTCTCCATATACTTCCGAATGTTCTGCTGAATCTTCATCATGGAGCAAGGCAGAAAAACTGTCATTGGCTGCCAAATGTTCcaatttaaaacaagacaaaaagctATTCAGCGAGGTCAGCAAAGATACAGACTTTCTTTCTATGGAAAACTCATCTTTCCCAGTCGTGCAGGACTCCCACTTTCAAGAAGAGTTCTGTGAATTAGAAAAAAGCCTTTTAGAAGATGTTTTATTTGGATCTACCGGAACTGTTGATTCAGTTGTCCGTGAAACTCCAAACTTCTCTATAAATGAGCAGGACACATCAATATCGGACACTTCCGTTGTTTTAGAAGTCTCACACCCTGGCAACAAGAATGTGACTTCCTTTGTAGGAAGTGTGAACTGTGTTGATGAAGCCAGCGTAACCTCTCAGCATGATCCTCAGTGCGGCGACACAGGAAATGAAG AGGTTGCTCAAGGTCCCGATTCACTATCGACTTTATTCTCAGAATGGAATAACCCAGTGTTCATACGGCCTCCAGAG GTTGCTGTGGATGTAACCAGCGGTCAAGCTGAGGGTCTTGCTGTAAAAATCCACAATATTCTTTACCCCTACCGGTTTACCAAGAACATGATCCACACAATGAGA GTCATCAATCAAGTGGACAAGAAGTTCCTTGCTTGTTTGATAAACACAACAGAGCAGGAAGCCCATGAAAGCAGTACAAATGAAG GAAATCTTCTAGTGTTGGTTGATCAACATGCCGCCCATGAAAGAGTTCGACTGGAGGGGTTAGTAACAG ACTCCTATGAGGATGACCCAGACACACCTGGAAAAAAGAGGCTGTGTTCCTCAAGTGTAACCCCATCCTTAGAGATTAATGTAACTGAGGAGGAATTGAGACTTCTGAG GTCTTGTCAGGCCTTCCTGAGGGGTCTTGCTTTAGATGTAAGGTTCCCAAAGAGTGAGTCACTGAGTGTGTTTTTGGAGAGGCTTCCCACATGTTTCATAGAGAAAGAAAGCACAGAGCTCCGCCGTGGAAGACGGTCCATAATTAAAACCATTGCAGAG GAATATCTGCGAGAACACATTGAG cttttccactcaactGGAAGAGCGAGGGGAACGCTGCCACTGACAGTTCATAATGTGCTCGCCTCACAAGCTTGTCATG CTTCCCTTCCAGTGTGCTCACGGAAGACCTTCAATCGTACCTTTGGCTGA